From one Orcinus orca chromosome 10, mOrcOrc1.1, whole genome shotgun sequence genomic stretch:
- the NRN1 gene encoding neuritin translates to MGLKLNGRYISLILAVQIAYLVQAVRAAGKCDAVFKGFSDCLLKLGDSMANYPQGLDDKTNIKTVCTYWEDFHSCTVTALTDCQEGAKDMWDKLRKESKNLNIQGSLFELCGSGNGAAGSLFPALSVLLASLLAALATWLPF, encoded by the exons ATGGGACTTAAGTTGAACGGCAGATATATTTCACTGATCCTCGCGGTGCAAATAG CGTACCTGGTGCAGGCCGTGAGAGCAGCGGGCAAGTGCGATGCGGTCTTTAAGGGCTTTTCGGACTGTTTGCTCAAGCTGGGCGACAGCATGGCCAACTACCCGCAGGGCCTGGATGACAAGACCAACATCAAGACCGTGTGCAC ATACTGGGAGGATTTCCACAGCTGCACGGTCACAGCCCTTACGGATTGCCAGGAAGGGGCGAAAGATATGTGGGATAAActgagaaaagaatccaaaaatctCAACATCCAAGGCAGCTTATTCGAACTCTGCGGCAGCGGCAACGGGGCGGCGGGGTCCCTGTTTCCGGCGCTCTCCGTGCTCCTGGCGTCTCTCTTGGCAGCTCTAGCGACCTGGCTTCCCTTCTGA